The proteins below are encoded in one region of Verrucomicrobiota bacterium:
- a CDS encoding Rrf2 family transcriptional regulator, whose protein sequence is MHISRAVEYGVLGLMALARRPIGAVVMIDEVSREEDIPKSFLAKIFQSLAKAGLVRSVRGTGGGFALTKTPEEITILDVIQAVEGPIALQRCLDVNSSCVHTESCALCSIFAVAQDRLKETFAATSLATLARQQAVMPMANRRGKAIPVMAEA, encoded by the coding sequence ATGCATATATCGCGCGCAGTGGAATACGGAGTACTGGGGCTCATGGCCCTGGCCCGGCGTCCTATCGGCGCAGTGGTGATGATTGATGAAGTCAGCCGCGAGGAGGATATCCCCAAGAGTTTCCTCGCCAAAATTTTCCAGAGCCTGGCGAAGGCCGGCTTGGTGCGTTCTGTGCGCGGAACCGGGGGCGGCTTTGCGCTGACCAAGACACCCGAGGAAATTACGATCCTGGATGTTATCCAGGCCGTTGAGGGCCCCATTGCATTGCAGCGCTGTTTGGACGTCAATTCGTCTTGTGTCCATACAGAATCTTGCGCGCTGTGCTCGATTTTTGCGGTAGCCCAGGATCGCCTGAAAGAAACCTTTGCGGCTACCAGCCTGGCCACGCTGGCCCGGCAACAGGCGGTCATGCCGATGGCAAATCGGCGGGGAAAAGCGATTCCGGTGATGGCGGAAGCATGA
- the nifU gene encoding Fe-S cluster assembly scaffold protein NifU — MSDTYTLYNQTVMDHFMNPRNMGDLKEADGIGEVGAAACGDIMKISLKIKDGKIEDAKFKTFGCGSAIASSSMATELIKGRSIAEAMTFSNQEVVNALGGLPPVKIHCSVLAEEALKAALEDYLKKHPELAAKVEAKENEAVPA, encoded by the coding sequence ATGAGCGACACCTATACCCTGTACAATCAAACGGTGATGGATCACTTCATGAACCCACGAAATATGGGCGATCTGAAGGAAGCCGATGGCATCGGGGAAGTCGGCGCGGCAGCCTGCGGCGACATCATGAAGATCAGCCTGAAAATCAAGGATGGTAAAATCGAGGATGCCAAGTTCAAGACCTTTGGCTGCGGCTCGGCGATTGCCAGCTCCAGCATGGCCACCGAGTTAATCAAGGGCCGCTCCATCGCGGAAGCCATGACTTTTTCCAACCAGGAAGTGGTAAACGCGCTCGGCGGGTTACCCCCGGTGAAAATCCACTGCTCGGTGCTCGCCGAAGAGGCGCTCAAGGCCGCGCTCGAAGATTATCTAAAGAAGCATCCCGAGTTGGCCGCCAAAGTTGAGGCGAAGGAAAACGAAGCCGTGCCCGCTTGA
- a CDS encoding DUF1501 domain-containing protein, with product MLDIQGSKITRTCEGLSRRDFVRVGSLTMMGLSLSEWFALKAAGAIAEPRGGAKAVIQLWMGGGPTQTDTFDPKPDQGVEISGPLRSPIQTNVKGIRISELLPLLGKQADKYSILRSMTHMNNGHETATYMMMTGTPAASDPPYPALGAVVAYERNRAGYAGTLPPYITLTSALGRFSEAGFLGNNYRTFAPGGDPNNKDFRVQGLVPPRSMSDARIQERRSLLQALDSVARETDKPGVLDAMDDYEKKAYGLILGDAKKAFDLSEEKDALRDKYGRHHFGQSCLLARRLVERGVPFVTINYGGWDTHVENHKAMQRLLPPLDSGFATLLEDLAQRGLLESTIVIWYGEFGRTPRIANEAPWFGGRHHFGNVFSAVVAGGGFKGGQVIGSSDTRGENVKDRPVYPWDLSASMYRLLGIDPMGQLPHPQGCVAYITPLAQGKVQSGGLLTEIMPSSATVTKATKG from the coding sequence ATGTTAGACATTCAAGGCAGCAAGATAACGCGGACCTGTGAAGGTCTGAGCCGTCGCGACTTCGTTCGGGTTGGCAGCCTGACCATGATGGGTCTGAGCTTGTCCGAATGGTTCGCGCTGAAGGCCGCCGGTGCCATCGCTGAACCGCGCGGCGGGGCCAAGGCCGTCATACAACTCTGGATGGGTGGCGGACCGACGCAGACCGATACCTTTGACCCGAAGCCGGATCAGGGGGTGGAAATCAGCGGACCGCTGCGCAGTCCGATCCAGACCAACGTAAAGGGCATTCGGATTAGCGAACTCCTGCCGCTGTTGGGCAAGCAGGCGGATAAGTATTCCATCCTTCGCAGTATGACCCACATGAACAACGGGCATGAAACCGCCACGTACATGATGATGACCGGCACCCCGGCGGCTTCGGATCCGCCATATCCGGCTTTGGGCGCGGTGGTGGCATACGAGCGTAATCGTGCCGGTTATGCCGGAACCTTGCCGCCCTATATTACTTTGACCAGCGCGTTGGGCCGCTTTTCGGAGGCGGGCTTCCTGGGGAACAATTACCGCACGTTTGCGCCGGGTGGTGACCCCAATAATAAAGATTTTCGGGTGCAGGGACTGGTGCCGCCCCGGAGCATGTCCGATGCGCGTATTCAGGAGCGCCGGTCCCTGTTGCAGGCACTGGATTCAGTCGCCCGGGAAACGGACAAACCTGGCGTGCTCGACGCCATGGATGACTACGAGAAGAAGGCGTACGGCCTGATTTTGGGCGATGCCAAGAAGGCCTTTGATTTATCCGAGGAAAAGGATGCTTTACGCGATAAGTATGGTCGGCACCACTTTGGTCAATCCTGCCTGCTGGCGCGCCGGTTGGTGGAGCGCGGGGTTCCGTTTGTGACCATTAACTATGGCGGCTGGGATACCCATGTTGAAAACCATAAGGCCATGCAGCGGTTGTTGCCGCCGCTGGATTCAGGCTTTGCGACCTTGCTGGAGGATCTGGCTCAGCGCGGTTTGCTGGAGAGCACCATTGTCATCTGGTACGGGGAATTCGGGCGGACGCCACGCATTGCCAATGAAGCGCCTTGGTTTGGCGGACGGCATCACTTTGGCAATGTGTTCTCGGCGGTGGTGGCCGGAGGCGGTTTCAAGGGCGGGCAGGTGATTGGTTCGAGTGATACCCGAGGTGAAAACGTCAAGGATCGGCCCGTGTATCCGTGGGACCTGAGTGCGAGCATGTACCGGTTGCTGGGCATTGACCCGATGGGGCAATTGCCGCACCCGCAAGGTTGCGTGGCGTACATCACCCCGCTGGCGCAAGGCAAGGTTCAAAGTGGCGGTCTGTTGACGGAGATCATGCCTTCTTCGGCTACCGTAACGAAGGCTACCAAAGGATGA
- a CDS encoding DUF1549 domain-containing protein, with product MNATHGPCPVITSRRVAVSKNLPACTLLTLLFCTALIGQNSVNAKSTDKETALTVSNVVAKPKLDSKLKLQSVQVAPASVVLEGKWSSQSLTALGTFADDTTRDVTDRAEFRSANPKVATVSKEGVIQPVSEGETTILISAKAGGSAKAEVRVAVKGMTNETVFFTRDVTPLLGRLGCAATACHGAQRGRAGFKLSLFGGELGEDHLALTHAAIGRRINKIEPAKSLLLGMATGALPHTGGKRLTPGSAEYNLLVAWINQGARLGDDTAPRFVALKLSADELVFRMGETRRLLVTGMLKGGAQRDCTRLATYKSTDPKVAMVDANGEVWAVGPGECTVVAMAARQATAVRVLVPQILPQPFPAAAANNKVDELVLAKLKRLGIPPSEVCSDQEFCRRIYLDMLGTLPSPAEVKAFLVDKDAQKRGKLIEALFQREEFADYWAMKWGDLLRIKSEYPVRIWPKGVTTYYHWLRESVATNQPYDQFVRELLTTSGSNFRRGPANFVRAVSNKDPQTLAETTAMLFMGARVACARCHAHPIENWSVSDNVALGAFFAKVAYKSTTEWKEEIVYFNPKASLRDPRTREIAKPRLLSGEVFELGPDEDPRFKFADWLISTNNPWFNQAIANRVWFWMMGRGIIHEPDDIRPTNLPENPELLTYLVRELATHKYDLRHLFRLILNSNTYQRSSKANEFNKNDVAHFSHFQIKRLGAEELVDALCQVTEVPETYTSSIPEPYTRLPSDYRAVQVFDGNIQTGVLELFGRPPRDTPYECERDSAPSLRQKLFMINSDLLEGKVTGSPRIQRLIKEKKTDAEIVDEFYLSIVARPPTDQEKQKALAHLAKDPKNRPQAVQDLVWVLLNTQEFMFVR from the coding sequence ATGAACGCGACCCATGGTCCATGTCCAGTCATCACTTCGCGTCGAGTAGCGGTGTCGAAGAACCTTCCGGCTTGCACTCTGCTCACCCTTCTGTTTTGCACGGCTCTGATTGGCCAGAACTCGGTGAATGCTAAAAGCACTGATAAAGAAACCGCGCTAACCGTCTCCAATGTCGTCGCTAAACCAAAACTGGATTCCAAACTCAAACTACAGTCGGTGCAGGTAGCGCCAGCCAGTGTGGTGTTGGAGGGCAAGTGGTCATCACAGAGTTTAACCGCACTGGGAACGTTTGCCGATGATACGACTCGTGATGTGACGGATCGCGCCGAGTTCAGGTCGGCGAATCCCAAGGTGGCAACGGTCAGCAAGGAGGGGGTAATCCAACCCGTGAGTGAAGGGGAAACCACGATTCTGATCAGCGCCAAAGCCGGGGGGAGTGCCAAAGCGGAAGTGCGGGTTGCGGTGAAAGGGATGACGAATGAGACCGTCTTTTTCACGCGGGACGTTACCCCGTTGCTGGGGCGGCTCGGTTGCGCCGCTACCGCTTGCCACGGCGCGCAACGTGGCCGGGCTGGGTTTAAGCTGTCGTTGTTTGGTGGTGAGTTGGGGGAAGATCATCTGGCGCTGACGCACGCTGCAATTGGCCGGCGCATCAATAAAATCGAACCGGCCAAGAGTCTCCTGCTGGGCATGGCGACGGGTGCGCTGCCGCATACCGGGGGCAAGCGGTTGACGCCGGGGTCGGCCGAATACAACCTGCTGGTCGCCTGGATCAATCAGGGCGCGCGGCTGGGTGATGATACCGCGCCCCGGTTTGTCGCCTTGAAGTTATCGGCGGATGAACTGGTGTTCCGGATGGGAGAAACCCGGCGGTTGCTGGTTACGGGTATGCTTAAGGGTGGAGCGCAACGCGACTGCACGCGGTTGGCGACGTATAAATCCACGGATCCGAAGGTGGCCATGGTAGATGCCAATGGCGAGGTGTGGGCGGTGGGGCCGGGCGAATGCACGGTGGTCGCGATGGCCGCGCGTCAGGCGACGGCCGTCCGCGTGCTGGTCCCGCAAATTCTACCCCAACCGTTCCCGGCGGCGGCGGCGAATAACAAGGTGGATGAATTGGTATTGGCCAAATTGAAACGGCTGGGCATCCCGCCCTCGGAGGTCTGTTCCGACCAGGAGTTTTGCCGCCGCATTTATCTCGATATGCTGGGCACCCTGCCAAGTCCGGCGGAAGTGAAGGCGTTCCTGGTGGACAAGGATGCGCAGAAGCGCGGCAAACTGATTGAGGCGCTGTTCCAGCGCGAGGAATTCGCTGATTACTGGGCCATGAAGTGGGGGGACCTGCTGCGCATCAAGAGCGAGTATCCGGTGCGCATCTGGCCAAAGGGAGTGACGACCTATTACCATTGGCTGCGCGAGTCGGTGGCGACCAACCAGCCGTATGATCAGTTTGTGCGCGAACTCCTGACCACCAGCGGCAGCAATTTCCGCCGGGGTCCCGCGAACTTTGTGCGGGCCGTCTCGAACAAGGATCCGCAGACGCTCGCCGAAACCACCGCCATGCTCTTCATGGGCGCCCGGGTGGCCTGCGCCCGCTGTCACGCGCATCCCATCGAAAATTGGTCGGTGAGTGACAATGTGGCGCTGGGCGCGTTTTTCGCGAAGGTTGCCTATAAATCCACGACCGAGTGGAAAGAGGAAATTGTCTATTTCAATCCCAAGGCGTCGCTACGCGATCCTCGCACGCGCGAGATTGCCAAACCTCGGCTGTTGAGCGGGGAAGTCTTTGAACTTGGACCGGATGAAGATCCGCGCTTCAAATTTGCGGACTGGCTGATTTCAACAAATAATCCGTGGTTCAACCAGGCGATTGCCAACCGGGTCTGGTTCTGGATGATGGGACGCGGTATCATTCACGAACCGGATGACATACGTCCGACCAATCTGCCCGAAAATCCCGAACTGTTGACGTATCTCGTGCGGGAATTGGCGACGCACAAATATGACCTTCGCCATTTGTTTCGGCTGATTCTGAATTCCAACACCTATCAGCGCTCCAGTAAGGCCAACGAATTTAATAAGAACGATGTGGCGCACTTCTCGCATTTTCAAATCAAACGGCTCGGCGCCGAGGAGTTGGTGGACGCGTTATGTCAGGTGACCGAGGTGCCAGAGACTTATACCAGTTCTATTCCCGAGCCGTACACCCGGCTGCCGTCGGATTACCGGGCGGTGCAGGTTTTCGATGGGAACATCCAGACCGGGGTGCTGGAACTCTTTGGCCGGCCGCCCCGGGATACCCCGTATGAATGCGAGCGCGACTCCGCGCCGTCGTTGCGCCAAAAACTGTTCATGATCAATTCCGATTTGCTTGAGGGCAAGGTGACCGGCAGCCCGCGCATTCAGCGCCTGATCAAGGAAAAGAAAACGGACGCGGAAATCGTGGATGAATTTTACCTGAGCATTGTGGCACGCCCGCCGACGGACCAGGAGAAGCAAAAAGCCCTGGCGCATCTCGCCAAGGATCCGAAAAATCGCCCGCAGGCGGTGCAAGACTTGGTGTGGGTGTTACTGAATACCCAGGAGTTTATGTTTGTGCGCTAG
- a CDS encoding cysteine desulfurase family protein, whose protein sequence is MRHVYLDHASATPVLPEVFEAMKPFFMEAFGNASSLHQHGLRVRDALATARQQIAALINAESSEDIFFTSDGTESANLAIKGVAYANQRRGNHIVISEIEHPSIINSIEFLEKQGFTCTRVKVDTQGFIKPEDVRAALTDKTILIAVHHVNHDIGSIEPIAEIGKLAAEKGIPFYVDAEASAGWLPIDVQAMGANLMSFSPHKFYGPKGVGVLYRNKRARLVSIIHGGVQEGGRRAGVENVPAIIGAGVAAEIALRDLPQRMELTARLQKRLWESLKAKVPYIKLNGPEPGPGRISTTLNLSTEFIEGEGQLLLCDMNGIAVASGSSCVSKSLKISHVLAAIGIDHALAQGNLIMSLGKDNTEADVDYVIETFADKVVKKLRNMSPMWDEFQRGIIDSVISPTGHGKSFSEHAAAVSGKAAH, encoded by the coding sequence ATGCGTCACGTTTATCTCGATCATGCGTCCGCCACCCCTGTATTGCCGGAGGTGTTCGAGGCGATGAAGCCGTTTTTCATGGAGGCGTTTGGCAACGCCTCCTCGCTGCACCAGCATGGATTACGGGTGCGCGATGCCTTGGCGACGGCCCGCCAACAGATCGCCGCGCTCATCAATGCCGAGTCGTCGGAGGATATCTTTTTCACCTCGGATGGCACGGAATCCGCCAATCTGGCCATTAAAGGTGTGGCCTATGCCAATCAGCGTCGAGGGAATCATATCGTCATTTCCGAGATTGAGCATCCTTCAATCATCAACTCCATCGAATTTCTGGAAAAACAAGGGTTCACCTGTACCCGCGTAAAGGTGGATACCCAAGGCTTTATCAAGCCCGAGGATGTCCGGGCGGCGCTGACGGATAAGACCATTCTCATTGCGGTCCATCATGTCAACCATGACATCGGCAGCATCGAACCCATCGCGGAAATCGGTAAGCTTGCCGCGGAAAAAGGCATTCCGTTTTATGTGGATGCCGAAGCCAGTGCTGGCTGGCTGCCGATTGATGTGCAGGCCATGGGTGCCAACCTGATGTCTTTTTCCCCCCATAAGTTTTACGGGCCCAAAGGCGTGGGAGTGCTTTACCGGAACAAACGCGCCCGGCTGGTCAGCATCATCCATGGCGGGGTACAGGAGGGCGGACGTCGGGCCGGGGTGGAAAATGTGCCAGCCATCATTGGCGCCGGGGTGGCGGCGGAAATTGCGCTGCGCGACTTGCCGCAGCGCATGGAGTTGACGGCGCGTCTGCAAAAACGGCTGTGGGAGAGTCTCAAGGCAAAGGTGCCTTACATCAAGCTGAATGGGCCGGAGCCAGGACCCGGACGCATTTCCACGACCCTCAACCTGAGCACCGAATTCATTGAAGGCGAGGGCCAGTTATTGCTGTGCGATATGAACGGCATCGCGGTCGCCAGCGGTTCCAGTTGCGTGAGCAAATCCCTGAAGATTTCACATGTGCTGGCGGCGATTGGCATTGACCACGCCCTGGCGCAAGGCAACCTGATCATGTCCCTTGGCAAAGATAATACCGAGGCGGATGTGGATTACGTCATTGAAACCTTCGCGGACAAGGTCGTGAAAAAACTGCGCAACATGTCCCCGATGTGGGACGAGTTTCAGCGCGGCATCATTGACTCCGTCATCAGCCCGACCGGCCACGGCAAATCGTTTTCCGAACACGCGGCCGCGGTTTCGGGCAAAGCCGCCCATTGA